The following coding sequences are from one Verrucosispora sp. WMMD573 window:
- a CDS encoding aldehyde dehydrogenase family protein produces the protein MESVRTDFYLDGSWVRAEGGQPLEVHNPTTEQVIGTVPAGTAEDVDRAVAAARAAFEGWAATDPADRAAHLDRLHAALTARADDIAHTVATELGTPLKVATRVQAGLPLTVLRSYVDLAAHPPAPQTVGNSLVVREPVGVVGAITPWNYPLHQIVAKLAPALAAGCTLVLKPSELTPLTAYLLFDAIDEAGLPPGVVNLVTGTGPVVGEALAGHPGVDLVSFTGSTATGRRITHLAADRIARVSLELGGKSANVVLDDADLAGAVKVGVGNAFLNSGQTCTAWTRMLVHRDRYDEALDLAAKATDGYRLGDPLDPATRLGPLVSARQRDRVRDHITRGLADGGRLVAGGPDAPVPQRGWFVAPTVIADVDPDSALAQEEVFGPVLAVIPIDDDDHAVRVANNSRYGLAGAVWSGDEERALRVARRLRTGAVDINGAPFNPLAPFGGYKQSGLGRELGVHGLEEFCEVKAIQR, from the coding sequence ATGGAATCCGTACGGACCGACTTCTACCTCGACGGCAGTTGGGTGCGCGCCGAGGGCGGCCAGCCGCTGGAGGTGCACAACCCGACGACCGAGCAGGTCATCGGCACCGTCCCGGCCGGCACGGCCGAGGACGTCGACCGGGCCGTGGCCGCCGCGCGGGCCGCCTTCGAAGGCTGGGCGGCGACCGACCCCGCCGACCGGGCCGCCCACCTCGACCGGCTGCACGCCGCCCTGACCGCCCGCGCCGACGACATCGCGCACACCGTCGCCACTGAACTCGGCACCCCACTGAAGGTCGCCACCCGCGTCCAGGCCGGGCTGCCGCTGACCGTGCTGCGCAGCTACGTCGACCTGGCCGCGCACCCGCCCGCGCCGCAGACCGTCGGCAACTCCCTGGTGGTACGCGAACCCGTCGGCGTGGTCGGCGCGATCACCCCGTGGAACTACCCGCTGCACCAGATCGTCGCCAAGCTCGCACCCGCCCTGGCCGCCGGCTGCACGCTGGTGCTGAAGCCGAGCGAACTGACCCCGCTCACCGCGTACCTGCTCTTCGACGCCATCGACGAGGCCGGCCTGCCGCCCGGCGTGGTCAACCTGGTCACCGGCACCGGGCCGGTGGTCGGCGAGGCCCTCGCCGGGCATCCCGGCGTGGACCTGGTCTCCTTCACCGGCTCCACCGCCACCGGCCGGCGGATCACGCACCTGGCCGCCGACCGGATCGCCCGGGTGTCACTGGAGCTGGGCGGCAAGTCGGCGAACGTGGTCCTCGACGACGCCGACCTGGCCGGCGCGGTCAAGGTTGGCGTCGGCAACGCCTTCCTCAACTCGGGGCAGACCTGCACCGCCTGGACGCGGATGCTGGTGCACCGGGACCGCTACGACGAGGCCCTCGACCTGGCCGCCAAGGCGACCGACGGCTACCGGCTCGGCGACCCGCTCGACCCCGCCACCCGGCTCGGCCCGCTGGTCTCCGCCCGACAGCGCGACCGGGTACGCGACCACATCACCCGGGGCCTCGCCGACGGCGGCCGGCTGGTGGCCGGCGGCCCCGACGCCCCGGTCCCGCAGCGGGGCTGGTTCGTCGCCCCGACAGTCATCGCCGACGTCGATCCCGACAGCGCCCTCGCGCAGGAGGAGGTCTTCGGGCCGGTCCTGGCGGTCATCCCGATCGACGACGACGACCACGCGGTACGGGTCGCCAACAACTCCCGCTATGGGCTGGCCGGCGCGGTGTGGTCCGGCGACGAGGAGCGGGCGCTGCGGGTTGCCCGCCGGCTGCGTACCGGCGCCGTCGACATCAACGGCGCACCGTTCAACCCGCTCGCCCCGTTCGGCGGCTACAAGCAGTCCGGCCTCGGCCGTGAGCTGGGTGTGCACGGGCTTGAGGAGTTCTGCGAAGTGAAGGCGATCCAACGGTGA
- a CDS encoding TetR/AcrR family transcriptional regulator has protein sequence MPRPRQALLSRERIVEAAAALIDAEGLDAFSTRRLAAALGVRGPSLYNHFATKDEILDAVADSITGQVDVSFFGEVDWREALRRWGHSYRAALAAHPNIVPHLARGPGRRPAALAMADAVYGGLVAAGWPPARATHIGALMRYFVMGSALSSFAQGFVEDPGLYAEQYPHLSQAHRLAEHQHQVDEGAFTLGLEALIDGLSQTYEGVVGPLPPLPPGGPAY, from the coding sequence ATGCCCCGGCCGCGACAGGCCCTGCTCAGCCGGGAGCGGATCGTCGAGGCCGCCGCCGCGTTGATCGACGCCGAAGGGCTCGACGCGTTCTCCACCCGACGGCTCGCCGCCGCGCTGGGCGTGCGCGGGCCCTCGCTGTACAACCACTTCGCCACCAAGGACGAGATCCTCGACGCGGTCGCGGACAGCATCACCGGCCAGGTCGACGTGTCGTTCTTCGGTGAGGTCGACTGGCGCGAGGCGTTGCGCCGCTGGGGGCACTCCTACCGGGCCGCCCTCGCCGCCCATCCGAACATCGTGCCGCACCTGGCGCGCGGACCCGGTCGACGCCCGGCGGCTCTGGCCATGGCCGACGCCGTCTACGGCGGGCTGGTCGCGGCTGGCTGGCCACCCGCCCGGGCGACGCACATCGGCGCGCTGATGCGCTACTTCGTGATGGGTTCCGCGCTCAGTTCCTTCGCCCAGGGCTTCGTGGAGGATCCGGGGCTCTACGCCGAGCAGTACCCGCACCTGAGTCAGGCCCACCGCCTGGCCGAGCACCAGCACCAGGTCGACGAGGGCGCCTTCACCCTGGGCCTGGAGGCGCTGATCGACGGGCTGTCACAGACCTACGAAGGCGTCGTCGGCCCGCTGCCACCCCTCCCGCCGGGCGGCCCGGCGTACTAG
- a CDS encoding acyl-CoA dehydrogenase family protein, with protein sequence MDLHLSPEQVAVRALAADFVDREVVPHAAAWDRREAVDPGIVGKLGEVGFLGLTIAEEHGGSGGDHLAYCLVLEELGRGDSAVRGIVSVSLGLVAKSIASHGSPEQRERWLPALCSGAALGCFALTEPDSGSDAAALTTRAVRDGDDWLLTGRKTFITNGTTADVALLFARTGGPGHRGITAFLVPTDSPGLTRSEIKGKLGLRGQATAELVLEAVRVPDTARLGAEGAGFKLALATLAKGRMSVAAGCVGIAQGCLDAAVGYAGARTQFGKPIAGHQLVQQLLAGIAVDTAAARLLVWRVADLIDRGQPFATEASMAKLFASEAAVRAANDAIQVFGGYGYIDEYPVGKYLRDARVTTLYEGTSQIQQLLIGRALTGVNAF encoded by the coding sequence ATGGACCTTCACCTCTCGCCCGAGCAGGTCGCGGTCCGGGCGCTCGCCGCCGACTTCGTCGACCGCGAGGTGGTGCCGCACGCGGCGGCCTGGGACCGACGCGAGGCGGTCGACCCCGGCATCGTCGGCAAGCTCGGCGAGGTCGGCTTCCTCGGCCTCACCATCGCCGAGGAGCACGGCGGATCCGGCGGCGACCACCTCGCGTACTGCCTGGTGCTTGAGGAACTCGGCCGGGGCGACTCCGCCGTCCGGGGCATCGTGTCGGTCTCGCTCGGCCTGGTCGCCAAGTCGATCGCCAGCCACGGCAGCCCGGAGCAGCGGGAACGGTGGCTGCCGGCGCTCTGCTCCGGCGCCGCGCTCGGCTGCTTCGCGCTCACCGAACCGGACAGCGGCTCGGACGCGGCGGCGCTGACCACCCGCGCGGTCCGCGACGGCGACGACTGGCTGCTGACCGGCCGCAAGACGTTCATCACCAACGGCACCACCGCCGACGTGGCGCTGCTCTTCGCCCGTACCGGCGGCCCGGGCCACCGGGGCATCACCGCGTTCCTGGTGCCGACCGACAGCCCTGGCCTGACCCGGTCGGAGATCAAGGGCAAGCTGGGCCTGCGTGGGCAGGCGACCGCCGAACTCGTCCTCGAAGCCGTCCGGGTGCCCGACACCGCCCGCCTGGGCGCGGAGGGTGCCGGCTTCAAGCTGGCGCTGGCCACCCTCGCCAAGGGACGGATGTCGGTAGCGGCCGGCTGCGTCGGCATCGCCCAGGGCTGCCTGGACGCGGCCGTCGGCTACGCCGGAGCCCGCACGCAGTTCGGCAAGCCGATCGCCGGGCACCAGCTCGTGCAGCAGCTGCTCGCCGGCATCGCGGTCGACACCGCCGCGGCGCGGCTGCTGGTCTGGCGGGTCGCCGACCTGATCGACCGGGGCCAGCCGTTCGCCACCGAGGCGTCGATGGCCAAGCTGTTCGCCAGCGAGGCCGCCGTCCGCGCGGCCAACGACGCCATCCAGGTCTTCGGTGGGTACGGCTACATCGACGAGTACCCGGTCGGCAAGTACCTGCGCGACGCCCGCGTCACCACCCTCTACGAGGGCACCAGCCAGATCCAGCAGTTACTCATCGGGCGGGCGCTCACCGGCGTCAACGCCTTCTGA
- a CDS encoding acyl-CoA dehydrogenase family protein, with the protein MDFGLSDEERAIRDTARDFITREVMPLEQELLRRERAHQPGLERSELRELQLKARKFGFWGLATPAEYGGMDLPAVVQSLIWTEIGRTFVPFRFGGEADNILFHATEEQRQEFLLPTIEGERNSCFAITEPGAGSDAANIRFRARRDGDDWILNGEKTFITGGNEADFAIVIAVTDPERGARDGGATAFLVDRAMGWRSEFIPTMGEGGPASLFFDDVRVPNRNILGEVGQGFTLAMQWIGKGRYTIPSHAVGIAERALRMAIDHANTRETFGSKIGTNQAIQWMIADSETELEAARWLILRAAWTVDAGLDPRHASSMAKLYGAGMVNRVVDRVMQIHGGMGYTRELPIERWYRQVRLYRIFEGTDEMQRLIISRDLLRGYTKLGGHLG; encoded by the coding sequence ATGGACTTCGGGCTGTCCGACGAGGAACGGGCCATCCGCGACACCGCCCGCGACTTCATCACCCGCGAGGTCATGCCGCTGGAGCAGGAGCTGCTGCGCCGCGAGCGGGCCCACCAGCCCGGCCTGGAACGCTCCGAGCTGAGGGAGTTGCAGCTCAAGGCCCGAAAGTTCGGCTTCTGGGGGCTGGCCACGCCGGCGGAGTACGGCGGCATGGACCTGCCCGCCGTCGTCCAGTCGCTGATCTGGACGGAGATCGGCCGCACCTTCGTGCCGTTCCGCTTCGGCGGCGAGGCGGACAACATCCTCTTCCACGCCACCGAGGAACAGCGGCAGGAGTTCCTGCTGCCCACCATCGAGGGGGAGCGGAACTCCTGCTTCGCCATCACCGAGCCGGGCGCCGGCTCCGACGCGGCGAACATCCGGTTCCGGGCCCGCCGCGACGGCGACGACTGGATCCTCAACGGCGAGAAGACCTTCATCACCGGCGGCAACGAGGCCGACTTCGCCATCGTCATCGCGGTCACCGACCCCGAGCGCGGGGCCCGCGACGGCGGGGCGACCGCGTTCCTGGTGGACCGGGCGATGGGCTGGCGGTCGGAGTTCATCCCCACCATGGGCGAGGGCGGGCCCGCCTCGCTGTTCTTCGACGACGTACGGGTGCCGAACCGCAACATCCTCGGCGAGGTGGGGCAGGGTTTCACCCTCGCCATGCAATGGATCGGCAAGGGCCGCTACACGATCCCCTCACACGCCGTCGGCATCGCCGAACGCGCGCTGCGGATGGCCATCGACCACGCCAACACCCGAGAGACCTTCGGTTCGAAGATCGGCACCAACCAGGCCATCCAGTGGATGATCGCCGACTCGGAGACCGAGCTGGAGGCGGCCCGCTGGCTGATCCTGCGCGCGGCCTGGACGGTCGACGCCGGCCTGGACCCGAGGCACGCCTCCTCGATGGCGAAGCTCTACGGCGCCGGCATGGTCAACCGGGTGGTCGACCGGGTCATGCAGATCCACGGCGGGATGGGCTACACCCGCGAGCTGCCGATCGAACGCTGGTACCGGCAGGTGCGGCTGTACCGGATCTTCGAGGGCACCGACGAGATGCAGCGACTGATCATCTCCCGCGACCTGTTGCGCGGTTACACGAAGCTCGGAGGGCACCTGGGATGA
- a CDS encoding MaoC family dehydratase encodes MRRFASIDELAGAVGERLGPGPWFPIDQRRVNRFADATDDHQWIHLDQERAAAGPYGGTIAHGYLTLALLPALVGGLYRVDGVRMGVNYGLNRVRFPAPVRVGNSVRVVATIDQVSPFEGGAQLVATATVAGDGGGKPVCVAETVSRLYTDPPR; translated from the coding sequence ATGAGGCGCTTCGCCAGCATCGACGAGTTGGCCGGCGCGGTCGGCGAGCGACTCGGGCCGGGCCCGTGGTTCCCCATCGACCAACGCCGGGTCAACAGGTTCGCCGACGCCACCGACGACCACCAGTGGATCCACCTCGACCAGGAACGGGCGGCGGCCGGGCCGTACGGCGGCACCATCGCCCACGGCTACCTGACGCTCGCCCTGCTGCCCGCCCTGGTCGGCGGCCTGTACCGGGTGGACGGGGTGCGGATGGGGGTCAACTACGGCCTCAACCGGGTCCGGTTCCCGGCACCGGTGCGCGTCGGCAACTCGGTGCGGGTCGTCGCGACGATCGACCAGGTCAGCCCGTTCGAGGGCGGAGCGCAGCTGGTGGCCACGGCGACCGTGGCGGGTGACGGCGGTGGCAAGCCGGTCTGCGTGGCCGAAACGGTCAGCCGGCTGTACACGGACCCGCCCCGATGA
- a CDS encoding AMP-binding protein, giving the protein MTALSPATVLAGSADRHADTVAVIDGRVRVTYAELWLEARCYGAGLRAAGVRNGDAVALLAPNVVDFPRVYFGALAAGAVAVPVGVPVGPQAVHLARAARLLVCHTSHLAAGRRISVRAGVPLLTVGPGRGPSDVPRLEDLGDVPPGPTGGLADTDLDPAGRTEADPDDTDVVLGCLPLGGRFGQAVTLTGTFRAGATLVLLGRFTGPAALDLMLREQVTVFHGTSAMYAALLDAARGRDSLPRLRRWVSRAPLPPSLRQRFTSTFDAVVHVADGEHDSSGRPDASTGRVRTARRLRSRRLGCPGERYRRGPGS; this is encoded by the coding sequence ATGACCGCGCTCTCCCCGGCGACCGTGCTGGCCGGTTCCGCCGACCGGCACGCCGACACGGTCGCCGTGATCGACGGCCGGGTCCGGGTCACGTACGCCGAGCTGTGGTTGGAGGCCCGCTGCTACGGCGCCGGGCTGCGGGCCGCCGGGGTGCGCAACGGCGACGCGGTGGCCCTGCTCGCGCCGAACGTGGTGGACTTCCCCCGGGTCTACTTCGGTGCCCTCGCCGCCGGTGCGGTCGCCGTACCGGTCGGCGTGCCGGTCGGTCCGCAGGCCGTCCACCTGGCCCGGGCGGCGCGGCTGCTGGTCTGCCACACCTCGCACCTGGCCGCCGGGCGGCGGATCAGCGTACGGGCCGGCGTCCCGCTGCTCACGGTCGGTCCCGGCCGGGGCCCGTCCGACGTGCCCCGGCTGGAGGATCTCGGCGACGTCCCACCCGGCCCTACCGGCGGGCTCGCGGACACCGACCTCGACCCCGCCGGCCGCACCGAGGCCGATCCGGACGACACCGACGTGGTGCTCGGCTGCCTGCCGCTGGGCGGCCGGTTCGGTCAGGCCGTCACGCTGACCGGCACCTTCCGGGCGGGAGCGACCCTGGTGCTGCTGGGCCGCTTCACCGGCCCGGCGGCGCTGGATCTCATGCTGCGCGAGCAGGTCACCGTCTTCCACGGCACGTCGGCGATGTACGCGGCGCTGCTCGACGCGGCCCGGGGCCGGGATTCGCTGCCCCGGCTGCGCCGCTGGGTCAGCCGGGCACCCCTGCCACCGTCCCTGCGGCAGCGCTTCACCAGCACCTTCGACGCGGTCGTCCACGTGGCGGACGGGGAGCACGACTCGTCCGGGAGGCCGGATGCGTCCACCGGCCGGGTGCGTACCGCTCGGCGGCTCCGCTCGCGCCGACTGGGCTGCCCCGGCGAGCGGTACCGGCGAGGGCCCGGAAGCTAG
- a CDS encoding GNAT family N-acetyltransferase: MIRDELVPAEVRLRPMTADDADRVLAIYQAGLDGGNASFETVAPSWADFDAGRLPAHRLVAVDGDGTLIAWIAVSPTSARAVYAGVVEHSVYVDPVAQGRGVARLLLDALIESTDAAGIWTIQSGVFPENAASLALHRRAGFRVVGTRERVGRHHGRWRDVVLLERRSPVVD, translated from the coding sequence ATGATCCGAGACGAGCTGGTGCCGGCCGAGGTGCGGCTGCGCCCGATGACGGCGGACGACGCCGACCGGGTACTGGCGATCTACCAGGCCGGGCTGGACGGCGGGAACGCCAGCTTCGAGACCGTCGCGCCGTCCTGGGCCGACTTCGACGCCGGCCGGTTGCCGGCCCACCGGCTGGTGGCGGTCGACGGGGACGGGACGCTCATCGCTTGGATCGCCGTGTCACCGACCTCGGCGCGGGCGGTCTACGCCGGGGTGGTGGAGCACTCCGTCTACGTCGACCCGGTCGCCCAGGGGCGGGGCGTGGCCCGGCTGCTGCTCGACGCGCTCATCGAGTCGACCGACGCGGCGGGCATCTGGACGATCCAGTCCGGCGTCTTTCCCGAGAACGCCGCCAGCCTGGCGCTGCACCGGCGGGCCGGTTTCCGGGTGGTCGGCACCCGCGAACGGGTGGGCCGTCACCACGGCCGTTGGCGCGACGTCGTCCTGCTGGAGCGCCGCAGCCCGGTGGTGGACTGA
- a CDS encoding adenylyl cyclase: protein MPTPSPHRRLGRALAFGLALTTAAVATNTPVSAGPPRPTQPTFGPNVTIFDPSMPVSQIQATLDAAHAAQVDNEMGTTRHAYLFRPGHYGTTEQPLQIKVGYYTEISGLGASPTDVVINGKVEAYNRCLTEGGTANCIALVNFWRTLSNLSLRINAAGQDDCRASANFWAVSQAVSMRRLDISGGGLSLMDYCTNGPQYASGGFIADSRLPATTNGSQQQWLTRNSEVESWSNAVWNQVFAGVVGAPDDTGFPDPPYTTLDTTPLSREKPYLFVDARGKYQVRVPTVRRDTRGITWGARMTPGRTIPISDFFVARPSDPVHVINRELARGRHLLLTPGVYDVARSIEVRRPDTIVLGIGHATLTAVNGAVPLNVAGVPGVVVAGVTIDAGLKESPVLLRVGREHGRNHSTPRNPITLSDVYFRVGGPHIGKTDTALEVNSDHVLIDHTWVWRGDHGVEGFTEGVNGDTDRWRTNTGRYGVVVNGDHVTATGLFVEHFQRYNTVWNGEHGTTILYQNELPYDPPTQADWHNGKVNGWAGYKVGDRVRHHTLHGGGVYVFNQNNPSIRTENGFEVPVRPGIRLHHIMTVNLSAGTIDHVVNGVGEAADMDRVGAPVYLEQYP from the coding sequence ATGCCGACCCCATCACCGCACCGACGACTCGGTCGGGCACTGGCCTTCGGGCTGGCGCTGACCACCGCCGCGGTCGCCACGAACACCCCGGTCAGCGCGGGCCCGCCCCGACCAACCCAACCCACCTTCGGGCCCAACGTCACGATCTTCGACCCGAGCATGCCGGTCAGCCAGATCCAGGCGACCCTCGACGCGGCACACGCCGCACAGGTCGACAACGAGATGGGCACCACCCGGCACGCCTACCTGTTCCGGCCGGGCCACTACGGCACCACCGAACAGCCGCTCCAGATCAAGGTGGGTTACTACACCGAGATCTCCGGCCTGGGCGCCTCCCCCACCGACGTAGTGATCAACGGCAAGGTCGAGGCGTACAACCGCTGCCTCACCGAGGGCGGCACCGCCAACTGCATCGCGCTCGTCAACTTCTGGCGCACGCTGAGCAACCTGTCGCTGCGCATCAACGCCGCCGGCCAGGACGACTGCCGCGCCTCGGCCAACTTCTGGGCGGTGTCCCAGGCCGTGTCGATGCGCCGGCTCGACATCAGCGGCGGCGGGCTGTCGCTTATGGACTACTGCACCAACGGGCCGCAGTACGCCAGCGGCGGCTTCATCGCCGACTCCCGGCTGCCGGCCACCACAAACGGCTCACAGCAGCAGTGGCTGACCCGCAACAGCGAGGTCGAGAGCTGGTCCAACGCCGTGTGGAACCAGGTGTTCGCCGGGGTGGTCGGCGCACCCGACGACACCGGCTTCCCCGACCCGCCGTACACCACGCTCGACACGACCCCGCTGAGCCGGGAGAAGCCGTACCTTTTCGTCGACGCCAGGGGGAAGTACCAGGTTCGGGTGCCGACCGTGCGCCGCGACACGCGCGGCATCACCTGGGGTGCCCGGATGACGCCGGGACGGACCATCCCGATCAGCGACTTCTTCGTCGCCCGGCCGTCCGACCCGGTGCACGTCATCAACCGGGAACTCGCCCGGGGCCGGCACCTGCTGCTGACCCCCGGGGTGTACGATGTGGCCCGCAGCATCGAGGTCCGCCGGCCCGACACGATCGTGCTCGGCATCGGGCACGCCACCCTCACCGCGGTCAACGGCGCGGTGCCGCTCAACGTCGCCGGGGTGCCCGGCGTGGTCGTCGCCGGGGTCACCATCGACGCGGGTCTGAAGGAATCACCGGTGCTGCTGCGGGTCGGTCGCGAGCACGGCCGCAACCACAGCACCCCGCGTAACCCGATCACGCTGTCCGACGTGTACTTCCGGGTCGGCGGCCCGCACATCGGCAAGACGGACACCGCGCTGGAGGTCAACAGCGACCACGTGCTGATCGACCACACCTGGGTGTGGCGGGGCGACCACGGTGTCGAGGGCTTCACCGAGGGCGTCAACGGCGACACCGACCGCTGGCGGACCAACACCGGTCGCTACGGCGTCGTCGTCAACGGCGACCACGTCACCGCCACCGGCCTGTTCGTCGAGCACTTTCAGCGGTACAACACGGTGTGGAACGGTGAGCACGGCACGACGATCCTCTACCAGAACGAGCTGCCCTACGACCCGCCCACCCAGGCGGACTGGCACAACGGCAAGGTCAACGGGTGGGCCGGATACAAGGTCGGCGACCGGGTCCGCCACCACACGCTGCACGGTGGCGGGGTGTACGTGTTCAACCAGAACAACCCGTCGATCCGTACCGAGAACGGCTTCGAGGTGCCGGTACGCCCCGGCATCCGGCTGCACCACATCATGACGGTGAACCTCAGCGCCGGCACCATCGACCACGTGGTCAACGGCGTCGGCGAGGCGGCCGACATGGACCGGGTCGGCGCTCCGGTCTACCTGGAGCAGTACCCGTAA
- a CDS encoding 4-hydroxybenzoate 3-monooxygenase, which translates to MRTQVGIVGAGPAGLMLSHLLHRHGIDSVVLESRSREYVEQRLRAGVLEQGSVDLLRDTGLGARLDREGMRHEGIELRFDGESHRVPMTELTGRAITVYGQQEVVKDMIAARLAAGGTILFEAPADRLSGLDTAPVIHFRHQDRAEELHCDFVVGCDGYHGISRPTVPDGLLTTYERTYPFAWLGVLAAAPPAVEELIYAHHERGFALYSMRSPQISRLYLQVPAEEDIADWPDERIWAELRTRLETVPNWTLNEGPVLEKSITPLRSLVVEPMQWQRLYLAGDAVHIVPPTGAKGMNLALADVALLGDAFVAWYADGSGDLLDGYSRTALRRVWRAQQFSWWMTSMLHRLNADDPYEAKLQSAALRYVTTSPAYATSLAENYVGLSEV; encoded by the coding sequence ATGCGCACCCAGGTCGGCATCGTCGGAGCGGGACCGGCCGGTCTCATGCTGTCGCACCTGCTGCACCGGCACGGGATCGACTCGGTGGTGCTGGAGAGCCGCAGCCGGGAGTACGTGGAGCAGCGGCTACGCGCGGGCGTGCTCGAACAGGGTTCGGTCGACCTGCTGCGGGACACCGGCCTGGGAGCGCGCCTGGACCGGGAGGGGATGCGGCACGAGGGCATCGAGCTGCGCTTCGACGGCGAATCGCACCGGGTGCCGATGACCGAGCTGACCGGCCGGGCGATCACCGTGTACGGCCAGCAGGAGGTGGTCAAGGACATGATCGCCGCCCGGCTGGCGGCGGGCGGGACGATCCTGTTCGAGGCACCCGCCGACCGGCTGTCCGGGCTGGACACCGCCCCCGTGATCCACTTTCGGCACCAGGACCGGGCCGAGGAGCTGCACTGCGACTTCGTGGTCGGTTGCGACGGCTACCACGGGATCAGCCGACCGACGGTGCCCGACGGGCTGCTGACCACCTACGAGCGCACCTACCCGTTCGCCTGGCTGGGCGTGCTCGCCGCCGCCCCGCCCGCGGTGGAGGAGCTGATCTACGCCCATCACGAGCGCGGCTTCGCCCTCTACAGCATGCGCTCGCCGCAGATCTCCCGGCTGTATCTCCAGGTGCCGGCCGAAGAGGACATCGCCGACTGGCCGGACGAGCGGATCTGGGCCGAGCTGCGGACCCGGTTGGAGACGGTGCCGAACTGGACGCTCAACGAGGGGCCGGTGCTGGAGAAGTCGATCACTCCGCTGCGCAGCCTGGTGGTCGAGCCGATGCAGTGGCAGCGGCTGTACCTGGCCGGCGACGCGGTGCACATCGTGCCGCCTACCGGGGCCAAGGGCATGAACCTGGCCCTCGCCGACGTCGCGTTGCTCGGTGACGCCTTCGTCGCCTGGTACGCCGACGGCAGCGGCGACCTGCTGGACGGCTACTCGCGTACCGCGCTGCGCCGGGTGTGGCGGGCACAGCAGTTCTCCTGGTGGATGACCTCGATGCTGCACCGACTCAACGCCGACGACCCGTACGAGGCGAAACTCCAGTCGGCGGCCCTGCGGTACGTCACCACCTCCCCGGCGTACGCGACAAGCCTCGCGGAGAATTACGTCGGCCTTTCCGAGGTCTGA